From a single Loxodonta africana isolate mLoxAfr1 chromosome 9, mLoxAfr1.hap2, whole genome shotgun sequence genomic region:
- the LOC135232358 gene encoding voltage-dependent N-type calcium channel subunit alpha-1B-like has product MLTSPSLGSSAAPSRERRQERGRSQERRQHSSSSSEKQRFYSCDRFGSREPAPPRPPLGSQPTSPTAAPEPGPHRQGSGSVNGSPLLSTSGASTPGRGGRRQLPQTPLTPRPSITYKTANSSPIHFAGVQTSLPAFSPGRLSRGLSEHNTLLQRDPLSQPLAPSSRIGSDPYLGQRLDSEASRPPPEDTLTFEEAAATNSGRSSRTSYVSSMTSQPHPLRRVPNGYHCTLGLSVGPTPGGRARHSYHHPDQDDWC; this is encoded by the exons ATGCTGACTTCCccct CCCTGGGCAGCTCAGCAGCGCCCAGCCGGGAGCGAAGGCAGGAGCGAGGCCGCTCACAGGAGCGCAGGCAGCATTCCTCCTCATCCTCAGAGAAGCAGCGCTTCTACTCCTGCGACCGCTTTGGCAGCCGTGAGCCTGCACCACCCAGGCCCCCGCTTGGCAGCCAACCCACATCACCCACCGCCGCACCGGAGCCAGGGCCTCACAGACAG GGTAGTGGTTCAGTTAATGGGAGCCCCTTGCTGTCAACATCTGGTGCTAGCACCCCAGGCCGAGGTGGGCGGAGGCAGCTCCCCCAGACCCCCCTGACCCCCCGACCCAGCATCACCTACAAGACTGCCAACTCCTCACCCATTCACTTCGCCGGGGTCCAGACCAGCCTCCCTGCCTTCTCCCCTGGCCGGCTCAGCCGAGGCCTCTCCGAGCACAACACACTGCTCCAGAGAGACCCCCTCAGCCAGCCACTGGCACCCAGCTCTCGAATTGGCTCCGACCCATATCTGGGGCAGCGCCTGGACAGCGAGGCCTCCCGGCCCCCGCCGGAAGACACGCTCACCTTCGAGGAGGCCGCGGCCACCAACTCGGGCCGCTCCTCCAGGACTTCCTACGTGTCCTCGATGACCTCCCAGCCACATCCCCTCCGCCGTGTGCCCAATGGCTACCACTGCACGCTGGGGCTCAGCGTGGGCCCCACACCAGGCGGCCGGGCACGGCACAGCTACCACCACCCCGACCAAGACGACTGGTGCTAG